ATGGGGTCATTCCCCTTCAGGAGCTGCATTGCCGGCCCGACATAATTGCTGTGATTGCCCTGTTCAATAGTGGCACTCAAATCTGCGGCAAGCTTTGTTTTTTTTGCGTTTATAATTTCATCCACGGAAGGGATAATTTTCTTGTTAATAGTGGATTTGGTCAGTTTGACAATTTCATTCAACTTCCGTCTTTCTGATGGGCTTATAAATGTTATTGCCACACCTTTTTTCCCGGCGCGACCGGTTCTTCCTATGCGGTGAATGTATGCTTCCGGGTCCTGGGGAAGTGAAAAATTGATGACATGGGAAAGATTGCTGATGTCGATACCGCGGGCAGCTACATCGGTTGCCACCAGGATATTGGTCCTTTTCTTTTTGAATTTTGAAAGAGTAAGCTCTCTCTGATGCTGGGAAAAGTCTCCATGAATTCCCTCGGCATTGTAACCGCGGTCGGCAAGCCTGTTGGCCAGTTCGTCTACGGCAACCTTGGTCCTGCAGAAAACCAGGCCGTAGAATTCATCTTCGATATCGATAATTCTGCATAGCGATTCGAATTTATCGGAAGGTGAAACCTCGAAGTAAATCTGGTCCGTCAGGTTTTCCGTGAGTGCATCTTTCTTAATTGCGATGAATTCATATTCATGCATATATTTTTTGGCTATATTCATGATATGGGTGGGCATCGTGGCTGAGAAAAGCAGCATTCTTTTATCCGGGTTGGTGAATGCCAGTATGCTCTCCACCTCGTCGATAAAGCCCATGTTGAGCATTTCATCGGCCTCGTCAAGAACGGCAATACTGATTTTATCAAGAGAGAGTGTCTTCCTCTTAAGGTGATCTGCAACCCTGCCGGGGGTGCCCACGACAATATCCACACCTTTTTCAAGCCTTCGAATCTGGTCCATCATGGACTGGCCGCCGTAAATGGGGAGTATTTGTATTTTTTTACCGCCCTTGAAGGAATTGATTTCTTCCGATACCTGTATCGCCAGTTCTCTCGTGGGAACCAGGATGAGGGCCTGTACAGATTTAGAATGTTCTTTTATCATTTCTATGATGGGAAGCCCGAAGGCAGCTGTTTTCCCGGTCCCGGTCTGTGCCTGTCCTATAACATCCACCGTGGAGGACAGAAGCAGGGGGATGGTTTTCTTCTGAATCTCCGTCGGCTCTTCAAATCCTTTTTTGTCAATTTCCAATAAAGATTTTTCTGACAGGCCAAGCTGTCTGAATTCATTTAATTTCATTATTACCTCTGAAATATACTGTATAGCCGGGATGAATATTGTACTTTATTTTTCTGATTTCCCCTTCGGCAGAAGGCTTCAGGTGCCAGGGATTGTGTGGACACTGGTACTGCGGATTCGGAAAGATGAAATATATATCAGTATTAATTACATCACGTTTTAAATAATATGCCTTTATTTATTAAGACTATTTGTTAGCTTAAGCAAGAAATGAAATGCGCATACAACTCAGCTTTGTTCTTCCTTAGCCTCGTCATTATGCGCTTCATTATTAATTTCTTGATGACGCTGTTTTTTCTCTTCTTTCTTTTTTTTCTTAGCCAGTTCTTTTTGACGTTTCTCAAATTTAAACTGACTGTCTCTTTTTTTAGTCAAAATGCCTCCGTCAAAGAGAAAAATTAGCTGTTAGATTTTTTTTACAGAAATAGCACGGGGTCCTTTCTGAGTTTCTTCCGTATCGAATTCAACTTTATCGCCTTCGTGAAGCGTTTTGAATCCTTCGCCGATTATTCCTGTATGGTGGACGAAAATATCACCGCCGTCATCTTTAGTAATGAAGCCGAAGCCTTTGCTTTCATTGAACCACTTAACAACACCCTGTTTCATGCTGATACTCCTTAAAATTTAAAAATTATTATACAATACAATAAGAGTTTCCGGATATAGCTTATCATGTACTACTGAATTTTTTTACCTGGATTTATTAAGGAAAGAAAATGCGAGTATGATGTAATGCTATATCTTTTTACTGCAGGTTTTTGCTGCTTCCTCTCTTATTACATATACAAAACGATAAATATTAGCTTTTTGTCAAGTACAATTGTGCAATATTTGATAATATTTCGAATATTATGGTTTATTTCATTAAAAGCAGTATTAATGTTAATCTTGACTCAAGTTATTAATTTACAGGATTTTTGAAAGTGGGGGGCAATGTCAAATTGATGAAGGAATAACACATGTTTATTTTTGCCGGTAGATTGATTTGAAGCCGAAAGAAGCTCAGTAGCTAATAAGATAAAAGTAGGAAGATTTCCGGCAAATTAAGAACATGCAGCAGAGCTGAATTAAAAAGTATTTAAAAAAGTACATAAAAAAGAGACAACTATATTGACATGAAGCGGTTCTCTTGATATAAATCAAAATACGAAAAATTATGAAACGGGGATTGTTTTTTGATAAAGATGGTGTATTGACCATTGATAAAGGTGTTGGAAAAAACATTTTTGAAATGGAGTTATATCCTGCATCAGCGGATACTATCGCCTATTTCCGAAATCTCGGTTTCCAGATATTCGTAATTACGAATCAACCGGTTGTAGCGCGAGGGATCATCAGTGAAGAAAAGTTGCTGGCATATTTCGAAACCTTAAAGCAAGAACTGCTGAAGAAAAATTTATCGTCAATTATTGACAGGATATACTACTGCCCACACCATCCTTCGGCAAACCTTGAAAAGTACCGAATCCGGTGTGAATGCCGAAAACCGAAGCCGGGAATGCTGATCAGTGCATCCAGAGAATTCGACATCGATTTAACCAGGAGTTACATGATAGGTGACAGAATCACTGATATTGTCGCAGGATCGGCAGCAGGGTGCAAGACAGTACAATGTCTTACCGGTCGGCATGAAGATCCTCTAATCGAAACAGATATGGTATTTAACAGGGGAATTGAACCGGACCATAGAATCCTGAATCTTGAGGAATTGAAACAAATAATACAATGAATACTGCAATGATACTGTGCGCCGGATTCGGAACCAGGATGAAGCAATTTACTAAAGACATTCCGAAACCAATGCTGCCGATTTATGGCAAGCCACTACTTGAATACACAATAAGGTTGTTGGCTTCACAGGGCGTGACAAAACTGGTGATTAATCTCCATTA
The window above is part of the Spirochaetae bacterium HGW-Spirochaetae-1 genome. Proteins encoded here:
- a CDS encoding RNA helicase, whose translation is MKLNEFRQLGLSEKSLLEIDKKGFEEPTEIQKKTIPLLLSSTVDVIGQAQTGTGKTAAFGLPIIEMIKEHSKSVQALILVPTRELAIQVSEEINSFKGGKKIQILPIYGGQSMMDQIRRLEKGVDIVVGTPGRVADHLKRKTLSLDKISIAVLDEADEMLNMGFIDEVESILAFTNPDKRMLLFSATMPTHIMNIAKKYMHEYEFIAIKKDALTENLTDQIYFEVSPSDKFESLCRIIDIEDEFYGLVFCRTKVAVDELANRLADRGYNAEGIHGDFSQHQRELTLSKFKKKRTNILVATDVAARGIDISNLSHVINFSLPQDPEAYIHRIGRTGRAGKKGVAITFISPSERRKLNEIVKLTKSTINKKIIPSVDEIINAKKTKLAADLSATIEQGNHSNYVGPAMQLLKGNDPIEIIAALLHYSFQDELDRNNYNEISPIVKENKEHVRLFVSMGKKDGLTAKKLVHMIQNESRVKAGRINEVTVKDTFSFFSVPFDEADVIIDAFKKQRRKNIPMIHKASKEKEKERPKRKKKTA
- a CDS encoding cold-shock protein, producing MKQGVVKWFNESKGFGFITKDDGGDIFVHHTGIIGEGFKTLHEGDKVEFDTEETQKGPRAISVKKI
- a CDS encoding D,D-heptose 1,7-bisphosphate phosphatase; translation: MKRGLFFDKDGVLTIDKGVGKNIFEMELYPASADTIAYFRNLGFQIFVITNQPVVARGIISEEKLLAYFETLKQELLKKNLSSIIDRIYYCPHHPSANLEKYRIRCECRKPKPGMLISASREFDIDLTRSYMIGDRITDIVAGSAAGCKTVQCLTGRHEDPLIETDMVFNRGIEPDHRILNLEELKQIIQ